In Macadamia integrifolia cultivar HAES 741 chromosome 13, SCU_Mint_v3, whole genome shotgun sequence, one DNA window encodes the following:
- the LOC122059164 gene encoding ankyrin repeat-containing protein ITN1-like, whose amino-acid sequence MSTLNMIVPEVLTKYNYEFWKTFMKIYLVGQGFWDIVDGIERKPEDTTTLEFKTWREKNGNALHAILISCEDEFLSFNNVTDSAKDVWYQLIEIFQGSANQFGAGGTVLLVAVATGHLKIVEKLVEMMSPEAILARTTHTKSFNLTPLHYAARSGYTKIAEVPVKKNNYALRIRDTKLGLIPVAAASWYGHKVTTRYLYAVTMKESLIEGDCISGAALLTTSIWHEMYGKKSGPALQMQLELQWFQEVEKIVPLAREFRNSKGLKPHEVFTEEHKDLVREGEKWMKDTANSCMVVATLIATFTFAAAFTVPGGFDQDSGFPILLHHKLFYLFIMSDALSLFSSSTSVLMFLSIYTSRYAEEDFLELLPKRLIIGLSTLFFSIATMMVTFCATLFLILNEKHKCVSILITFFAGVPVTVFVLLQFPLFLDMVISTYRPGLFNRPKDNNLEY is encoded by the exons ATGTCTACTTTGAATATGATTGTCCCTGAAGTTCTTACAAAATATAATTATGAATTTTGGAAGACTTTTATGAAGATCTATTTGGTAGGTCAAGGGTTTTGGGACATTGTGGATGGAATTGAACGTAAACCTGAAGATACTACTACACTTGAGTTCAAGACctggagagaaaaaaatggaaatgctcTCCACGCTATTTTAATTTCATGTGAAGATGAATTTTTATCTTTCAATAATGTGACGGACTCAGCCAAGGATGTTTGGTATCAGTTGATCGAAATATTCCAAGGATCGGCTAACCAATTTGGAGCAG GTGGAACGGTTCTTCTTGTTGCAGTTGCAACTGGGCATTTGAAAATAGTAGAAAAGTTGGTGGAGATGATGAGCCCAGAAGCCATTTTAGCCAGAACTACACATACAAAGTCGTTTAATTTAACTCCACTTCACTACGCCGCTCGTTCAGGATACACCAAGATTGCAGAGGTCCCAGTGAAAAAGAATAATTATGCATTGCGAATCAGAGACACCAAGCTGGGGCTTATCCCAGTTGCTGCGGCTAGCTGGTATGGACACAAGGTCACCACACGATACCTTTACGCAGTCACTATGAAGGAATCGTTGATTGAGGGAGACTGCATAAGTGGTGCTGCACTTCTTACTACTTCAATTTGGCATGAGATGTACG GTAAGAAGTCAGGTCCTGCTTTGCAAATGCAACTAGAGCTGCAATGGTTTCAG GAGGTGGAGAAAATAGTACCATTAGCTAGAGAATTTCGCAACTCAAAGGGACTGAAACCTCATGAGGTGTTTACTGAGGAGCACAAAGATTTAGTAAGAGAAGGGGAGAAATGGATGAAGGATACTGCCAATTCATGTATGGTTGTTGCCACACTAATTGCAACTTTTACATTTGCAGCAGCCTTTACTGTTCCAGGAGGATTTGATCAAGACTCAGGCTTCCCCATTTTACTTCATCACAAGTTGTTCTATCTTTTTATAATGTCAGATGCATTATCACtattctcctcttccacttcAGTGTTGATGTTTCTATCCATCTACACATCGCGTTATGCAGAAGAAGATTTTCTTGAGTTATTGCCGAAGCGATTGATCATTGGTCTCTCTaccctcttcttctctattgCAACAATGATGGTGACCTTTTGTGCAACCCTATTTCTTATCCTCAATGAAAAACATAAGTGTGTTTCAATTCTCATCACTTTCTTTGCTGGTGTCCCAGTTACAGTGTTCGTTTTGTTGCAATTTCCCCTGTTTCTTGACATGGTTATTTCCACATATCGTCCTGGATTATTCAATAGGCCGAAAGATAATAACTTGGAATACTAG
- the LOC122058686 gene encoding uncharacterized protein LOC122058686 has product MKSTMSTSNMIVPEVLTKYNYGLWKTFMKNYLVGQGLWDIVDGIECKPEDTTIPEFKNWREKNGKALHAILISCEDEFLSFINMTDSAKDVWYQLFEMFQGRTSQFRDVDRIADDSVNATRNRALYKAVFWGDWERTKALLDENPVDSLTAIISPAGGTVLHVAVATGHLKIVEKLVEMMSPEAILARTTQTKSLNLTPLGYAARSGLTKIAEVLVKKNNYALRIRDSKFGLIPVAAASWFGHKDTTRYLYAVTMKESLIEGDCKSGAALLNTAIWHEMYDIAIDLLGHYPQLAFAQDHLGSTTIQVLAQCPNAFPSGGVYNTWQQWIYTCAPTYNERDISSPDVGDTKRDHFTIEVSRLLYGVVWSALNLLVPGIKSIQSKKRIHVQALKVLKCICSQLSTMGEREFEKVGVYDGLFSATTLGIVEIVKEITEINPKLFFILNKKDQNIFSVAILCRQEKIFNLIHGIDGQMIFFSSSLDDVGNTILHLAGKSPLFSDDQDEMPGAALQMQRELQWFQEVEKLVPFARETRNLKGLKPQEVFTEEHKELVREGEIWMKDTANSCMVVATLIAAFTFSAAFTAPGGSNQESGFPIFLRHKVFLLFIISDALSLFSSATSLLMFLSIYTSRYAEEDFLKSLPKRLIIGLSTLFFSIATMMMAFCATLFLILTKQFIWFAIPITFLASVPVTMFLLLQFPLFLDMVLSTYRPGLFNMPKKK; this is encoded by the exons ATGAAATCAACAATGTCTACTTCAAATATGATTGTTCCTGAAGTTCTTACAAAATATAATTATGGACTTTGGAAGACTTTTATGAAGAACTATTTGGTAGGTCAAGGGCTTTGGGACATTGTGGATGGAATTGAATGTAAACCTGAAGATACCACTATACCAGAGTTCAAGAActggagagaaaaaaatggaaaggcTCTCCACGCTATTTTAATTTCATGTGAAGATgaatttttatctttcattaaCATGACGGACTCAGCCAAGGATGTTTGGTATCAGTTGTTCGAAATGTTCCAAGGAAGAACCAGCCAATTTAGAGATG TGGATCGGATAGCAGACGACTCAGTCAATGCTACAAGGAACCGGGCCTTATATAAGGCTGTGTTTTGGGGTGACTGGGAAAGAACAAAAGCTCTCCTGGACGAAAATCCTGTAGACTCCTTGACTGCAATTATTTCACCAGCAGGTGGAACGGTTCTTCATGTTGCAGTTGCAACTGGGCATTTGAAAATAGTAGAAAAGTTGGTGGAGATGATGAGCCCAGAAGCCATTTTAGCCAGAACCACACAAACAAAGTCGTTGAATTTAACTCCACTTGGCTACGCTGCTCGTTCAGGATTAACCAAGATTGCAGAGGTCCTGGTGAAAAAGAATAATTATGCCTTGCGAATCAGAGACAGCAAGTTTGGGCTTATCCCAGTTGCTGCGGCTAGCTGGTTTGGACATAAGGACACCACACGATACCTTTACGCAGTCACTATGAAGGAATCATTGATTGAGGGAGACTGCAAAAGTGGTGCTGCACTTCTTAATACTGCAATTTGGCATGAGATGTACG ATATTGCTATTGATCTGCTTGGCCACTACCCACAATTGGCTTTTGCTCAAGATCACCTTGGATCGACGACTATTCAAGTGTTGGCACAATGTCCAAATGCATTTCCCAGTGGAGGAGTATACAATACATGGCAACAGTGGATCTACACAT GTGCCCCAACCTACAATGAAAGAGATATATCCAGTCCTGACGTGGGTGACACAAAAAGAGATCACTTTACCAttgaag TTAGCCGCTTGTTGTATGGAGTAGTTTGGAGTGCACTCAACCTATTAG TCCCAGGTATCAAAAGCATTCAAAGTAAGAAGAGAATTCATGTCCAAGCCCTTAAAGTACTCAAATGCATTTGTTCCCAACTTTCCACCATGGGTGAACGAGAATTTGAAAAAGTTGGAGTTTATGATGGCCTTTTCAGTGCCACCACGCTTGGGATTGTTGAGATAGTCAAAGAGATTACAGAGATAAATCctaaattatttttcattctgaataaaaaagatcaaaatatattttcagTTGCAATTCTGTGCCGGCAAGAAAAAATCTTCAATCTCATCCACGGAATTGACGGACAGATgattttcttctcatcttcactAGATGATGTCGGGAACACCATATTACATCTAGCTGGAAaatctcctcttttctctgatGATCAAGATGAGATGCCAGGTGCTGCTTTGCAAATGCAACGAGAGCTGCAATGGTTTCAG GAGGTGGAGAAATTAGTACCATTTGCTAGAGAAACTCGCAACTTAAAGGGATTGAAACCACAAGAGGTGTTCACAGAGGAGCACAAAGAATTAGTAAGAGAAGGGGAGATATGGATGAAGGATACTGCAAATTCATGTATGGTTGTTGCCACACTAATTGCAGCTTTTACATTTTCAGCAGCTTTTACTGCACCTGGAGGAAGTAACCAAGAGTCAGGGTTTCCCATTTTCCTGAGACACAAAGTATTCTTGCTTTTTATAATATCAGATGCTTTATCACTCTTCTCTTCTGCAACTTCACTGTTAATGTTTCTATCCATCTACACATCACGTTATGCTGAAGAAGATTTCCTCAAGTCATTACCAAAGAGATTGATAATTGGTCTCTCcaccctcttcttctctattgCAACAATGATGATGGCCTTTTGTGCAACCCTATTTCTTATCCTCACTAAACAGTTTATTTGGTTTGCCATTCCCATCACTTTCCTTGCTAGTGTCCCAGTTACAATGTTCCTTTTGTTGCAATTTCCCCTCTTTCTTGACATGGTTCTTTCCACATATCGTCCTGGATTATTCAATATgcccaagaaaaaataa